AGATTCGTATGGAAACAACGATTAATATTGTAGCCCTGTCAGGAAGTAGTCGAAAAAAATCATCAACTCAAAAAAGTTCGTGAAGCAATGTACTGCGTAAATATTTTTCCATTAGAATCAACTATACAACAAATGTTGTCTAAAATAAACCTGTTGAATAGAAAGAAGACTTAACTATGAATAATAAAAAAGAATTCACATCTGGTGTTCAAGATGTCGATAACACAGATGCAAGGACACAAAAAATACAAAAGAAACAAATGGTTCTGGGTGTAGCCTTAGGGAACAACTTTGGTATCCATCAAGGCGCATGGCGTATGCCGCATGTCGATCCTAATGATTACACGAACATCGATGCCGCTGTAAAACAGATACAGGCAGCTGAACGAGGTGGACTACAGTTCATCTTCTTGTCTGACTTTTTCTTCATGAAGGAGGACTTGAGCGCAACACCACCAATGATCAGTTTAGATGTACTCATTACTCTTGCTGCATTATCACAGGCTACAGAACGCATCGGATTAATCGGCACAGCATCTACTTCTTTCACTGAACCTTACTTACTGGCACGACAACTCAAGGCACTCGACGTCATCAGCCGTGGCCGTATTGGATGGAATGCTGTCCCGAGCTACGACGCTGAATCATTCGCGAACTTCGGCAAGACTCTACCGCCCCGTGAGAAAAAGTACGAGCGTCTCCATGAAGTGGTACAAATCGTTCAAGCACTTTGGGGCAGCTGGGAATATGAGGCAGGTCAGCCTGACCAAAATGGCATGTTCGCCGATCCGACTCATGTCCGACCAGTCAATCTTCACGGTCAACACGTCGGAACACGTGGTCCACTTCCAATCCCACCGTCTGAGCAAGGCCAGCCTGTCGTCGTTATGCCTGCTGGCAGTAGCTACGGCCTACAAGCAGCTGCTATGTATGCCAATGTCATTATTGGAAGACCATCAAGCATCGAGGAAAGTAGAGCATTACGTAACACTGTACGAAATGCCGCAGAACAAGCAGGTCGTAACGCTGATGAAGTTAAGCTAATCACATTCGCTGGTTTCACTATCGGTGATACAAAACGCGAAGCTCTTGATAAACGTGCTGCACTCGATGATAAGACAGACATCCACGGTCAGCTACGACTCTTGAGTGCTTACCTTGGTCTGAATGAGGAACTCACTCAGACTGACGAACCACTTACAGAAGCACAGCTTGCTGCAGTTCATGCACACCCATTAGATACTACATCTCAACATGTAGTAGAGCTAGCCAAAGCAGGATGGTCTCCTCGCGATATTCTTGCTCATGCCGTGTTAGAGCCATACCCAACGGTAGTTGGCACTGGCGAGCAGGCCGCTGACCTTCTACAAGAGTGGTATGAAGCAGATGCAACAGACGGCTTCCTGCTCATTTTCGATGATTTTAACACTGGAATAGATGACTTCGTAGATCACGTCGTACCAGTCTTACAAGAACGTGGCATCTTCCATGATGACTATGAAGGAAGAACCTTCCGTGATCACTTCGGACTACCACCACAATATGGACTCGATCCACGTATCATAACTGAATAGGTGGAAGAAGATATCTGTGAAATATAATCAGACTCTAAGAGAAGGAGAGATTCGTATGGAAACAAAGATTAATATTGTAGCCCTGTCAGGAAGTAGCCGAACAAAATCATCAACTCAAAAAGCACTTAATAGCTTAAAAAAATTCATGCCCGACAGTGTTGAATATGAAATATACAAGGGTATTGAAAAACTTCCGCATTTTAATCGTGATTTAGATAATGATAAACCACCAGTAGAGGTACAAGTATATAGAGAATTGCTTTCAAGAGCAGATGGAGTCATTATCTGTACACCCGAATATATAAAGGGTGTACCTGGTGTCTTGAAAAATGCTTTAGAATGGTTGGTGTCGTCTGCTGAGCTTTATACGAAACCAGTAGCGGTTATTACAGCTTCGTGTGATGGGGAAAATGCTCATCAAGCATTACAGCTCAATTTAAGTATGTTAAATGCGAATGTATTTGATGGTGGAGCATTATTAATTTCAGGAGCAGATAATAAATTGAACGAAGAC
The genomic region above belongs to Domibacillus sp. DTU_2020_1001157_1_SI_ALB_TIR_016 and contains:
- a CDS encoding NtaA/DmoA family FMN-dependent monooxygenase (This protein belongs to a clade of FMN-dependent monooxygenases, within a broader family of flavin-dependent oxidoreductases, the luciferase-like monooxygenase (LMM) family, some of whose members use coenzyme F420 rather than FMN.), with product MNNKKEFTSGVQDVDNTDARTQKIQKKQMVLGVALGNNFGIHQGAWRMPHVDPNDYTNIDAAVKQIQAAERGGLQFIFLSDFFFMKEDLSATPPMISLDVLITLAALSQATERIGLIGTASTSFTEPYLLARQLKALDVISRGRIGWNAVPSYDAESFANFGKTLPPREKKYERLHEVVQIVQALWGSWEYEAGQPDQNGMFADPTHVRPVNLHGQHVGTRGPLPIPPSEQGQPVVVMPAGSSYGLQAAAMYANVIIGRPSSIEESRALRNTVRNAAEQAGRNADEVKLITFAGFTIGDTKREALDKRAALDDKTDIHGQLRLLSAYLGLNEELTQTDEPLTEAQLAAVHAHPLDTTSQHVVELAKAGWSPRDILAHAVLEPYPTVVGTGEQAADLLQEWYEADATDGFLLIFDDFNTGIDDFVDHVVPVLQERGIFHDDYEGRTFRDHFGLPPQYGLDPRIITE
- a CDS encoding NAD(P)H-dependent oxidoreductase, which encodes METKINIVALSGSSRTKSSTQKALNSLKKFMPDSVEYEIYKGIEKLPHFNRDLDNDKPPVEVQVYRELLSRADGVIICTPEYIKGVPGVLKNALEWLVSSAELYTKPVAVITASCDGENAHQALQLNLSMLNANVFDGGALLISGADNKLNEDGEFVKNEVNSSLKLLISKLLEEVNKKGSF